Proteins from a genomic interval of Sulfurimonas sp. HSL3-2:
- a CDS encoding DUF485 domain-containing protein translates to MKKELVEQIKNDPNYKELVAKRSAFSIKLTIAMLVVYFAFILTIAFDPSLLGAPLSSDSVTTVGIPIGIAVIVFAFILTGIYTKRANGEFDDLSNKIKNAIKDK, encoded by the coding sequence ATGAAAAAAGAACTTGTTGAACAGATCAAAAATGATCCAAATTATAAAGAGTTGGTTGCAAAAAGAAGTGCTTTTTCAATAAAGCTGACTATTGCAATGCTCGTGGTTTATTTTGCTTTTATATTAACGATTGCATTTGATCCGTCACTTTTAGGTGCTCCACTGTCGTCTGATTCTGTTACTACTGTCGGGATTCCTATAGGAATAGCAGTTATCGTATTTGCATTTATACTTACAGGTATCTATACAAAAAGAGCAAACGGCGAGTTTGATGATCTTTCAAACAAGATCAAAAACGCTATAAAGGATAAATAA
- a CDS encoding OprD family outer membrane porin, with amino-acid sequence MTKRLAISLAAVGLLGSINTYAADDLSSMFSKGKTSGQVRMFSIDRKYQGSAGNTLHRNATALGGHLKFETADYEGLSLGAAFYTTNRIASSPDIDPSLFGKNSDGYSILGEAYLQYKYSNTTFKGGRQKLDTPLAGSDDARMLPNLFEAYVVTNTDIPDTTLLVAHVTKFAQGTFGRVYTSGILSATSGYSYTDAKEQVGDFVNMGDYAIGRTTDGVTVGSATYAPNKNVKVQVWDYYAYDILNAVYGQVDLSWNCLLTDKVHPFLSGQFIKENEVGDKFAGNLDGMYWGAKFGAKVENFTAYVAYSETSANSAAEAATGLANAIITPWGGMPAYTQGMVTRHQFLAGTKASKVAASYNFKDMGANVSATVYYTSFDMDKNSGYGIERTTTEPGFDIIYNPEVVKNLQLRLRGNFPRKYAESASGDTGWDEYRLIANYNF; translated from the coding sequence ATGACAAAAAGATTAGCAATAAGTCTAGCAGCTGTTGGTCTGCTAGGAAGTATAAACACATATGCAGCCGATGATCTTAGCAGCATGTTTAGTAAAGGGAAAACAAGTGGGCAGGTTCGTATGTTTTCTATTGACAGAAAATATCAAGGAAGTGCAGGGAATACCTTACACCGTAATGCTACGGCACTTGGCGGACATCTGAAGTTTGAAACGGCTGACTATGAAGGACTAAGTCTGGGTGCAGCGTTTTATACTACAAACCGTATAGCGTCTTCACCTGATATCGACCCGTCACTATTTGGAAAAAACAGCGACGGATACTCGATCCTAGGTGAGGCATACTTACAGTACAAATACAGCAATACGACATTTAAAGGCGGACGTCAAAAACTTGATACTCCGTTAGCTGGTTCAGATGACGCAAGAATGCTTCCAAACCTTTTTGAAGCATATGTAGTGACTAACACTGATATTCCGGATACTACTTTACTTGTAGCTCACGTAACAAAGTTTGCGCAAGGGACTTTCGGTCGTGTTTATACTAGCGGTATCTTATCTGCAACATCTGGTTATTCATATACAGATGCAAAAGAGCAGGTGGGTGATTTCGTAAATATGGGTGACTATGCTATCGGCAGAACAACTGACGGTGTTACTGTAGGGTCAGCTACTTATGCACCAAATAAAAACGTAAAAGTCCAAGTTTGGGATTATTATGCTTATGATATATTAAATGCTGTTTATGGACAGGTAGATCTATCTTGGAACTGTCTTCTAACAGATAAAGTGCATCCGTTTCTTTCTGGTCAGTTCATAAAAGAGAATGAGGTCGGAGATAAGTTTGCAGGAAACTTGGACGGTATGTACTGGGGTGCGAAATTCGGTGCAAAAGTCGAGAATTTTACGGCTTATGTAGCGTATTCTGAGACGAGTGCGAATAGTGCGGCAGAAGCAGCAACTGGTCTTGCAAATGCCATTATCACTCCATGGGGCGGTATGCCGGCATATACGCAAGGAATGGTGACACGTCATCAGTTCTTAGCAGGTACGAAAGCAAGCAAAGTTGCAGCATCATATAATTTTAAAGATATGGGTGCAAACGTGTCTGCGACAGTATACTATACATCTTTTGATATGGACAAAAACAGCGGTTACGGCATAGAACGTACTACAACTGAACCGGGTTTTGATATCATATATAATCCGGAAGTAGTGAAAAACCTTCAACTTCGTCTTCGCGGGAACTTCCCGAGAAAATATGCAGAAAGTGCATCAGGCGATACTGGCTGGGATGAATACAGACTTATAGCTAACTATAATTTCTAA
- a CDS encoding biotin/lipoyl-binding protein yields the protein MNSRVSALLRYTITFAVVSAAIVIGVKFWNDYMNGAWTRDGRVRADVVMVTADVSGIVSDLFVIDNQYVKQGTPLLQIDKERFMQALDEARALVDIKKAQYIMKKKRYQRRATTNSDAIPVESKDDSQLELVMAKAEYEQSLSLLQTAQLNLERSTVKAISDGWISNLLLKKGDYAKRGESRMALIKKDSFWVYGYFEEHKLSLIHVDDEVEMKMLGSDYVLKGHVESVARGISDRDNITGESLLANVNPTFTWVRLAQRIPVRIHIDEIPTGYTLIAGMTCSVSIKSTH from the coding sequence ATGAATAGTAGAGTATCTGCTCTTTTACGTTACACCATAACTTTTGCTGTCGTAAGTGCGGCTATTGTGATCGGTGTGAAGTTTTGGAACGATTATATGAATGGTGCATGGACTAGAGACGGAAGAGTAAGAGCCGATGTTGTAATGGTCACAGCAGATGTTAGCGGTATCGTCAGTGATCTGTTCGTCATAGATAATCAGTATGTAAAACAGGGAACTCCTCTTTTGCAGATTGACAAAGAAAGGTTTATGCAGGCACTTGATGAAGCAAGAGCTCTTGTCGACATTAAAAAAGCTCAATATATAATGAAAAAGAAACGTTATCAAAGACGTGCGACTACTAATAGCGATGCTATTCCAGTTGAGAGCAAAGACGATTCACAGTTAGAACTGGTAATGGCAAAAGCCGAATATGAACAGTCGTTGTCTTTGTTGCAAACTGCACAGCTTAATCTTGAACGTTCTACAGTAAAAGCGATATCGGACGGATGGATCTCAAATCTACTTCTAAAAAAAGGGGATTATGCAAAGAGAGGTGAGAGCCGAATGGCACTAATAAAAAAGGATTCATTTTGGGTGTACGGGTATTTCGAAGAGCATAAACTATCTTTAATACATGTAGATGATGAGGTAGAGATGAAGATGCTTGGAAGCGACTATGTATTAAAAGGCCACGTGGAAAGCGTGGCAAGAGGAATATCAGATAGAGACAATATAACGGGTGAGAGCCTTTTAGCAAATGTGAATCCTACATTTACATGGGTACGTCTGGCTCAGCGGATTCCTGTTCGTATTCATATAGATGAAATACCGACAGGTTATACATTAATCGCTGGTATGACTTGCTCGGTTAGTATCAAATCTACACACTGA
- a CDS encoding DUF1656 domain-containing protein: MPLDVTLMGVQMPTLLLVFSGMAVLHILLDKLMAESGIYTYVWHPGLFRTAVFIIMFSTVCLFIY, encoded by the coding sequence ATGCCACTAGATGTAACACTGATGGGTGTACAGATGCCCACACTACTACTCGTGTTTAGCGGTATGGCTGTTTTACATATTTTACTGGATAAATTGATGGCTGAAAGCGGAATATACACATACGTATGGCATCCTGGACTCTTTAGGACAGCGGTGTTTATCATCATGTTCTCAACCGTATGTTTATTTATATATTGA
- a CDS encoding FUSC family protein gives MSLPDNVFTDNRLFDPLQRAFLTWATLDAPVLIYMVKASIAAVLALVISLVLDMSDPRTAVFTTFLVMQPQSGLVFSKSYYRVLGTIAGVIVSVVLVGFFAQQRELFIALFALWIGIATAAGFKFRNFQAYGFVLAGYTLCIVALPVIDRPEEVFDVAVARFWEVLIGILSATFVSDTIFPRKLSNSLLTTERERFLNIIDTILDEEALFFNKNTSDTNVAKFSSGVIGLNAVRTNSSFESGYDQKTRQNANRLNQEYMNLSTTFHSLKNIITTMDAEKDRELLEILQKSHAIIARTLKKYHTTLFLEELNSLISELLRTKSELKSFLEQARCRQKDIIDADAYNRFVSISSLMTRLLRELYLYALIYLSFMKHKDSKKHKKELSRIIRFETHTDNMLVAVAALRGSGVLLVTMIFWIFTGWHYATLSVTLSVVIGLLLGTLPTPLIAVYNFFKGGVAAVVVAGVYDFYIIPKYANDIVTLALVLVPVFALVAWLTTQPKWSGISLGFVFLFMYQCTLDPYYRVDTGVFLESTLAYMIGILFAGGAYLLVNFWSCSLMQKRVARVLRKQIIEACEERVEMQRSALENTGRDLVQQFSTQGRLNIRSSRVVYEWLLSTLEIARAIIVIRKNMKKIEYGYRSFKIAGALKSIAVYFKNPLESNEKKLMTSIQEALSVLDQKRISSEQRYQKRYLAIADELVLIRTIFIYKIKLPIVKEDTCH, from the coding sequence ATGTCTCTTCCAGACAACGTTTTTACAGATAATAGATTATTTGATCCGCTTCAAAGAGCTTTTTTAACTTGGGCAACTTTGGATGCTCCTGTACTTATTTATATGGTTAAAGCTTCCATAGCAGCTGTTCTTGCACTTGTTATTTCCTTAGTACTTGATATGTCTGATCCTAGGACTGCTGTCTTCACGACTTTTTTGGTTATGCAACCTCAAAGCGGACTAGTATTTTCTAAAAGTTATTACCGTGTACTTGGAACCATTGCAGGGGTTATAGTTTCTGTTGTTTTGGTGGGATTTTTTGCACAGCAAAGAGAACTCTTTATTGCGTTATTTGCTTTGTGGATAGGCATAGCTACTGCAGCAGGATTCAAATTTAGGAATTTTCAGGCATATGGTTTTGTGCTTGCGGGGTATACTCTTTGTATAGTGGCACTGCCTGTTATTGACAGACCCGAAGAGGTATTTGATGTTGCCGTTGCTAGGTTTTGGGAAGTACTCATAGGTATATTGTCAGCTACTTTTGTCAGTGATACTATTTTCCCGAGAAAACTAAGTAACTCTCTTTTGACGACGGAAAGAGAAAGATTCTTAAATATCATCGACACTATATTGGATGAGGAAGCTCTTTTTTTTAATAAGAACACCTCAGATACTAATGTAGCAAAATTCTCTAGCGGCGTCATAGGTCTTAATGCTGTAAGGACCAATAGTAGTTTTGAGAGCGGATATGACCAAAAAACAAGGCAGAATGCAAACAGGCTCAATCAGGAATATATGAACTTGTCTACGACTTTTCATTCATTGAAAAATATAATCACGACGATGGACGCTGAGAAAGACAGAGAACTTTTAGAGATCCTGCAAAAAAGTCATGCCATTATTGCGCGTACACTTAAAAAATATCATACGACACTTTTTTTAGAGGAATTAAATAGTCTTATTAGCGAGCTTTTAAGAACAAAAAGCGAACTAAAAAGTTTTTTAGAACAGGCACGATGCAGGCAAAAAGATATTATTGATGCTGATGCATACAATAGATTTGTATCAATAAGTAGTCTTATGACACGTTTATTAAGAGAGTTGTATCTATATGCACTAATATATCTTTCATTTATGAAGCATAAAGACTCTAAAAAACACAAAAAAGAGCTGAGTCGAATTATACGTTTTGAGACTCATACGGACAATATGCTTGTGGCAGTTGCCGCTCTACGCGGTAGTGGAGTGTTACTTGTTACGATGATATTTTGGATATTTACAGGTTGGCATTATGCAACACTAAGTGTTACATTGAGTGTAGTTATTGGATTACTGCTTGGAACTCTGCCGACACCACTGATCGCCGTGTACAACTTCTTTAAAGGTGGAGTGGCTGCTGTTGTGGTAGCAGGCGTGTATGATTTTTATATCATTCCAAAATATGCAAATGACATCGTTACGCTCGCTTTAGTCCTCGTACCGGTATTTGCATTGGTCGCATGGCTTACGACACAACCAAAATGGAGCGGTATATCCTTAGGGTTTGTTTTTTTGTTTATGTATCAGTGTACACTAGACCCCTATTACAGAGTTGATACCGGAGTATTTTTAGAAAGTACTCTGGCATATATGATCGGTATTTTATTTGCAGGCGGAGCATACCTGCTTGTCAACTTTTGGTCATGTTCGCTTATGCAAAAAAGGGTTGCCAGAGTATTAAGAAAACAGATTATAGAAGCGTGTGAAGAGAGAGTAGAGATGCAAAGAAGTGCTTTGGAGAATACGGGAAGAGACCTTGTACAGCAGTTTTCTACACAGGGACGTCTCAATATCCGTTCAAGCCGTGTGGTGTATGAGTGGCTGCTTTCGACTCTGGAGATAGCAAGAGCGATAATAGTCATACGCAAAAACATGAAAAAGATCGAGTATGGATATAGGTCTTTTAAGATAGCAGGAGCACTAAAATCTATCGCAGTGTATTTTAAAAATCCTCTCGAGTCGAATGAAAAAAAGCTTATGACAAGTATCCAAGAGGCTTTAAGTGTTTTGGATCAAAAACGTATATCGTCAGAGCAGCGGTATCAAAAACGCTATCTTGCCATTGCCGATGAATTGGTTCTTATTAGAACAATATTTATCTATAAGATCAAACTTCCTATTGTCAAGGAGGATACATGCCACTAG
- a CDS encoding AraC family transcriptional regulator, whose product MRKEVSVQRTKITNDLMHYIYNYIDSDINLDTISSDFQISKFHLHRIFKQEFGFNIYETIKSIRLQKASNLLLTNKNSSVSDISASCGYSSQTSFTRAFKGRFGMSPKEWRKGGFMDYSNKLLENADCMTDKDYSDLSVDIKKLPAFEIYYIRHRGYNKGIRECWQKLKAFILTNDIKEYTNIALYHDNPAITPLQDCNYVAGIRIDDKIKPKKIDFPSFSIEGGIYAQFKAQGYKNDIFRLIQWIYLEWLPQSGYKLTAKPTYVIYEKNDYLSEDGLFVLTYCLPIQL is encoded by the coding sequence ATGAGAAAAGAAGTTTCCGTACAAAGAACCAAGATCACAAACGATCTGATGCATTACATCTATAACTATATTGACTCGGATATAAACTTAGATACCATAAGTTCCGATTTTCAAATCTCTAAATTCCATCTACACAGAATATTTAAACAAGAGTTTGGATTCAATATATACGAAACTATCAAATCTATCCGTCTGCAAAAAGCCTCTAATCTGCTTTTAACCAATAAGAACTCTAGCGTTTCAGATATATCTGCAAGCTGCGGGTATAGTTCTCAGACATCATTCACAAGAGCGTTCAAAGGACGTTTTGGTATGTCACCAAAAGAGTGGAGAAAGGGAGGTTTTATGGATTATTCCAACAAATTGTTGGAAAATGCGGACTGTATGACAGATAAAGATTATTCAGACCTCTCAGTTGATATAAAAAAACTCCCAGCATTTGAGATCTATTATATCCGCCACCGTGGATATAACAAAGGCATACGAGAGTGCTGGCAAAAACTAAAAGCATTTATACTTACAAACGATATCAAAGAGTATACGAATATAGCACTTTATCATGATAATCCCGCGATCACTCCACTGCAAGACTGTAACTATGTTGCAGGCATACGTATAGACGACAAGATTAAACCCAAAAAAATAGACTTTCCTTCTTTTTCCATAGAAGGAGGAATCTATGCACAGTTTAAAGCCCAAGGGTATAAAAATGACATCTTTCGGCTTATTCAATGGATCTACCTTGAGTGGCTGCCCCAAAGTGGTTACAAGCTTACGGCAAAGCCTACCTATGTCATCTATGAAAAAAATGACTACCTGAGTGAAGACGGATTGTTCGTCCTCACTTATTGTCTGCCTATACAGTTATAA
- a CDS encoding methyl-accepting chemotaxis protein, translating into MMKSMSIRVKLQLIIIITILVVTAVVMVQSISSIYSLSEQNIQKYKEEAYKNKEIELKNYVSVAVKSIDSFYQRTSSEKIKKEVEESLQVQTDFLFSILEKEYEENRGKMPKEKLAKRIKNIVSSVRYDNGNYFWINDTAPKMVMHPMKPALDGKDLSEFKDPNGVYLFNEMAKVAKQKGKGIVEYSWAKPGFDKPQPKVSYVRIFKPFNWVIGTGAYVSDVTAKMQQEALVTISEMRFGKSGYFWINDTTPKMVMHPIKPELDGKDLSQMQDANGMYLFKEMADIAVKNGSGMLQYFWAKPGFDKPQPKMSFVELFKPWGWVIGTGEYIDNIETKIAQMREEATQEVVATTTKMILISIVIAVIITLVVSFIAKRNILNPINDILHVTSDLAEGEGDLTKRISIKSNDEIKDIAKYMNQFIEKVHSSIKIVKMGSIENSSISHELSVTSLEVGKNVEKSVSIIDDVTEKATDIIGEIMNSIDDAKKSKEEIIQANGILNEVRSEIVELTKKVQLSAQNESELALSIEALSKDTEQVKSILDVISDIADQTNLLALNAAIEAARAGEHGRGFAVVADEVRKLAERTQKSLTEIQTTISVIVQGTSTASEQMNSSSEDMNKLAEVSSEVENKINTTTDIVNKATATSDRTVKDFESTGIHLENIVKSITEINTMSTLNARNVEEIASAAEHLNNMTAELTHKLEHFRT; encoded by the coding sequence ATGATGAAATCAATGTCTATAAGGGTAAAGTTACAATTGATCATAATCATTACAATACTGGTTGTAACGGCAGTGGTCATGGTTCAGTCTATATCAAGCATATATAGTCTGAGTGAACAAAACATCCAAAAGTATAAAGAGGAAGCGTATAAAAACAAAGAGATAGAATTAAAAAACTATGTATCTGTCGCAGTAAAATCGATAGACTCTTTTTATCAGAGAACATCAAGTGAAAAGATCAAAAAAGAGGTAGAAGAGTCTCTTCAGGTGCAAACGGATTTTCTTTTCAGCATACTTGAAAAAGAGTATGAAGAAAATAGGGGCAAAATGCCAAAAGAAAAACTTGCCAAGCGTATAAAAAATATCGTAAGTTCCGTGAGATATGACAATGGCAACTATTTTTGGATCAACGATACGGCTCCAAAAATGGTGATGCATCCAATGAAGCCAGCATTGGACGGGAAAGACCTTTCAGAGTTTAAAGATCCAAACGGAGTGTATCTTTTTAACGAAATGGCAAAGGTTGCAAAGCAAAAAGGAAAAGGGATCGTAGAGTATAGCTGGGCAAAACCCGGGTTTGACAAACCACAGCCCAAAGTCTCTTATGTAAGGATATTCAAACCGTTTAACTGGGTGATAGGAACGGGTGCATATGTCTCAGACGTTACTGCAAAGATGCAGCAAGAAGCGTTAGTGACTATTTCTGAGATGAGATTTGGAAAAAGCGGGTATTTTTGGATAAATGATACGACTCCAAAAATGGTGATGCATCCGATAAAACCTGAACTAGACGGAAAAGATCTCTCACAGATGCAAGATGCCAACGGCATGTATCTGTTTAAAGAGATGGCAGATATAGCAGTTAAAAACGGTTCGGGGATGCTTCAATATTTTTGGGCAAAGCCGGGGTTTGATAAGCCGCAGCCGAAAATGTCGTTTGTAGAACTTTTTAAACCTTGGGGATGGGTGATAGGGACAGGTGAGTATATTGATAATATAGAAACAAAGATCGCACAGATGAGAGAAGAAGCCACTCAGGAAGTCGTGGCTACAACTACAAAGATGATCTTGATATCTATCGTCATCGCTGTTATCATAACTCTAGTCGTATCGTTTATCGCTAAAAGAAATATATTGAATCCTATCAACGATATCTTACATGTAACATCGGATCTTGCAGAAGGTGAGGGTGACCTGACAAAAAGAATATCCATCAAAAGCAATGATGAGATCAAAGATATAGCCAAGTATATGAATCAGTTTATAGAGAAGGTACATTCAAGTATCAAGATCGTTAAAATGGGCAGTATAGAGAATTCATCAATCTCTCATGAACTATCCGTTACTTCATTGGAAGTCGGTAAAAATGTTGAAAAATCTGTCTCTATCATCGATGATGTCACAGAAAAAGCGACGGATATCATCGGTGAGATAATGAACTCCATTGATGATGCGAAAAAGAGCAAAGAGGAGATCATACAGGCAAACGGTATTTTGAATGAAGTAAGATCGGAAATCGTAGAGCTTACTAAAAAAGTTCAACTCAGTGCACAGAACGAATCAGAACTTGCTTTGAGTATAGAAGCGCTTTCAAAAGATACCGAACAGGTTAAAAGTATTTTAGATGTCATATCCGATATAGCGGACCAGACAAATCTCCTGGCACTAAATGCTGCCATAGAAGCAGCTCGTGCAGGTGAACATGGACGCGGTTTTGCAGTTGTTGCCGATGAGGTCAGAAAACTGGCAGAGAGAACACAAAAAAGCCTGACAGAGATACAGACTACGATAAGTGTCATCGTTCAAGGCACATCTACTGCAAGTGAACAGATGAACAGCAGTTCAGAAGATATGAACAAGCTGGCAGAAGTATCCTCAGAAGTTGAGAATAAGATAAACACAACGACTGACATTGTCAATAAAGCAACCGCGACGAGTGATAGGACTGTCAAAGATTTTGAGAGTACCGGCATTCATCTTGAAAATATTGTAAAAAGTATCACTGAGATCAATACGATGTCTACGCTAAATGCAAGAAATGTAGAAGAGATAGCAAGTGCTGCTGAACATCTCAATAATATGACAGCAGAACTTACACATAAACTAGAGCATTTTAGAACATAA
- a CDS encoding response regulator transcription factor, whose product MKILLLEDEVMLNESIQEFLEAEGHRVDTYFDGLKAFDALKVNSYDLLILDINVPGMDGLTFLEKLHELKVHVPTIYISALVDIEDISRAYNLGCYDYLKKPFHLKELALRLDRVVLSNEVPRVHLRLSKNYSYDQEHNTLLFNGYPQILTKRQSQIIDLLARNRGRVVDFEQFRIYVWDEQIVDNATIRAEVSRLKKSMQEDVIINVRGMGYMIDKPHSS is encoded by the coding sequence ATGAAGATACTGCTTTTAGAAGATGAAGTGATGCTAAACGAGTCCATACAGGAGTTCCTTGAAGCCGAGGGACACAGGGTAGACACATATTTTGACGGGCTTAAAGCATTTGACGCTTTAAAAGTAAATAGCTATGACCTGCTGATCCTTGATATCAATGTCCCGGGGATGGACGGGCTTACATTCTTGGAAAAACTTCATGAACTTAAGGTTCATGTGCCTACCATCTATATAAGTGCACTTGTTGATATCGAAGATATTTCACGTGCATATAACCTCGGATGTTACGACTACCTGAAAAAACCTTTTCATCTTAAAGAACTGGCTTTGCGTCTTGACAGAGTGGTGCTCTCAAATGAGGTACCAAGAGTTCATCTGCGTCTTTCAAAGAACTACAGCTATGATCAGGAACACAACACTCTTCTTTTTAACGGATATCCGCAGATCCTTACAAAACGACAATCGCAGATCATAGACCTGCTTGCAAGAAACCGCGGAAGAGTGGTCGATTTTGAACAGTTTCGGATCTATGTCTGGGACGAGCAGATAGTCGATAACGCCACCATCCGTGCAGAGGTCAGCCGTTTGAAAAAGTCTATGCAGGAAGACGTAATAATCAACGTCCGGGGCATGGGCTATATGATCGACAAGCCTCATTCTTCTTAA
- a CDS encoding HAMP domain-containing sensor histidine kinase yields MKIESFFKNMTIKQANIYTVIIVFLFSLVFVSLLVSQIYKDYEQSLVENLIVKNLDIKDNKLMEQKKEILKSILIKTILAIVTLSFILFGIAFGVFKIFNALLQSDTEQFLEFFKNAAYDDRSMNANTLFFQDFRLMVGHINSMLDTIREQKDSLQELNLHLEDRVRAKTANLKLINENLLQEKSQKDEILQSQKEFLRYTVHETNTPLSVILTSIELFVMKNQKDRQLSKIEAAAKNIFNIYDDLSYLVKKDQVEYPKVAIDIERFLVSRLDFFAEVAELSKVRFEYVSDFKGRYIYFNETKLQRIIDNTITNAIKYTLAGEVVHVSLKPDGTFVELSMGSRSKTIENTDKIFDAYYRENKTEEGFGIGLQLVNTICKEEDVAISLNSSDERTTFTYRFKMMGE; encoded by the coding sequence ATGAAAATCGAATCTTTTTTTAAAAATATGACCATTAAACAAGCTAATATCTATACGGTTATTATCGTATTTTTGTTTAGTTTAGTCTTTGTGTCTTTACTTGTCTCGCAGATATATAAAGACTATGAGCAGTCTCTGGTGGAAAATCTTATTGTTAAAAATCTGGACATCAAAGACAATAAATTGATGGAGCAGAAAAAAGAGATACTCAAATCGATACTTATTAAAACGATATTAGCGATCGTGACACTTTCTTTTATTCTTTTTGGAATAGCCTTCGGTGTTTTTAAGATATTTAACGCTCTTTTGCAAAGTGACACGGAACAGTTCTTGGAGTTTTTTAAAAATGCCGCATATGACGACAGGTCGATGAACGCTAATACGCTTTTTTTTCAGGATTTTAGATTGATGGTCGGGCATATAAACAGTATGCTTGACACGATACGCGAGCAAAAAGATTCTTTGCAGGAGTTAAATCTGCATCTTGAGGACAGGGTCAGAGCAAAGACGGCTAACTTGAAGCTCATAAATGAGAACCTCTTACAAGAGAAAAGCCAAAAAGATGAGATATTACAATCACAAAAAGAGTTTTTACGTTATACCGTCCATGAGACGAACACACCGCTTAGCGTCATCCTTACAAGTATAGAACTCTTTGTGATGAAAAATCAAAAAGACAGACAGCTTTCTAAGATAGAAGCAGCAGCAAAAAACATCTTCAATATCTACGATGATCTAAGTTATCTGGTCAAAAAAGATCAGGTGGAGTACCCGAAAGTCGCCATAGATATAGAACGTTTTTTGGTCTCAAGACTTGATTTTTTTGCAGAGGTCGCTGAACTTTCAAAAGTAAGATTCGAGTATGTTTCCGATTTTAAAGGCAGATACATATACTTTAATGAAACGAAACTTCAAAGGATCATAGACAACACCATCACAAATGCCATCAAGTATACACTTGCGGGAGAGGTCGTACATGTAAGCCTGAAACCGGACGGGACATTTGTCGAACTCTCCATGGGGAGCCGTTCAAAGACCATAGAAAATACAGATAAGATATTTGATGCATACTACAGAGAAAACAAAACGGAAGAGGGATTTGGTATAGGCTTACAGCTTGTAAATACGATATGTAAAGAGGAAGATGTCGCGATCTCATTGAACTCAAGTGATGAAAGAACAACTTTTACATATAGATTTAAGATGATGGGTGAGTGA
- a CDS encoding peptidylprolyl isomerase: MSFFGRELKKYDINEDELAKMQWAKFTTSKGVMWVKLYPEETPITVTNFAHLVNDGFYNGLNFHRVIPGFMAQGGCPQGTGTGGPGWAIPCETDKNTHRHVKGTLSMAHAGPNTGGSQFFICFVPCPHLDGVHTVFGGIEATDADSMAVLDSIEMRDAIESVEILESK, encoded by the coding sequence ATGTCATTTTTTGGAAGAGAACTAAAAAAATACGATATAAACGAAGACGAACTAGCTAAAATGCAATGGGCTAAATTTACTACAAGCAAAGGTGTTATGTGGGTAAAACTTTACCCTGAAGAGACACCTATCACTGTAACGAATTTTGCTCACCTGGTAAACGACGGTTTCTATAACGGTCTTAACTTTCACCGTGTGATCCCGGGCTTTATGGCTCAAGGCGGATGTCCTCAAGGTACTGGTACAGGTGGACCGGGTTGGGCTATCCCTTGTGAGACTGACAAAAACACTCACAGACACGTAAAGGGAACACTTTCTATGGCTCATGCGGGACCAAACACAGGTGGAAGCCAGTTCTTTATCTGTTTTGTACCGTGTCCTCACCTTGACGGTGTTCACACTGTATTTGGCGGGATCGAAGCAACTGACGCTGATAGCATGGCTGTTTTAGATTCTATCGAGATGAGAGATGCGATCGAGTCTGTCGAGATCTTAGAATCAAAATAA